One part of the Phycisphaeraceae bacterium genome encodes these proteins:
- a CDS encoding PilT/PilU family type 4a pilus ATPase gives MITGGLTIQRLLAGMQRHSASDLHVKVGIPPTYRINGSLRAVGAEALTPEEADHLLDPIIPERLRDRYEASGDLDFATHNEEGDRFRVNMYRSGGHVAAAIRRVKADIPTYEALHLPEIYSKMIDQTGEGMILVVGVTGSGKSTTLAAMIEHINATRSENIITLEDPVEYRFAPRKSIISQREMGIDVPDYKAALRYIVRQDPDVIFIGELRDHDTVLAAIQAAETGHLVFGSLHTADTMQAFNRILEFFPREEHAFIRSALSNTMRAIFAQRLLPAVANFASDFGGLGTVPATEVLINTPVVAEKIRDGEDADLPSIINGSRSEGMMSFTQSLADLVRKDWVDIRTAMSYAPNRDALDSEIKGLEVRSKTLVSRIKSGPRS, from the coding sequence ATGATCACTGGCGGCCTGACGATCCAGCGTCTCTTGGCGGGGATGCAGCGGCACTCCGCGTCCGATCTGCACGTCAAGGTCGGCATCCCCCCGACCTACCGGATCAACGGCAGCCTCCGCGCCGTCGGCGCCGAAGCGCTCACCCCCGAAGAGGCGGACCACCTCCTCGACCCGATCATCCCCGAGCGCCTCCGTGACCGCTACGAAGCCTCAGGCGACCTCGACTTTGCCACCCACAACGAAGAGGGTGACCGCTTCCGCGTCAACATGTACCGCTCCGGCGGGCACGTTGCCGCCGCCATCCGGCGCGTCAAGGCCGACATCCCCACCTACGAGGCACTCCATCTTCCCGAGATCTACTCCAAGATGATCGACCAGACCGGCGAGGGGATGATCCTCGTCGTCGGGGTCACCGGCTCGGGCAAGAGCACCACCCTCGCCGCGATGATCGAGCACATCAACGCGACCCGCAGCGAGAACATCATCACGCTCGAGGACCCGGTCGAGTACCGCTTCGCCCCGCGCAAGAGCATCATCTCCCAGCGGGAGATGGGCATCGACGTCCCCGACTACAAGGCCGCGCTCCGCTACATCGTCCGCCAGGACCCCGACGTCATCTTCATCGGCGAGCTCCGCGACCACGACACCGTCCTCGCGGCGATCCAGGCCGCCGAGACCGGCCACCTGGTCTTCGGCTCGCTCCATACCGCCGACACCATGCAGGCCTTCAACCGCATCCTGGAGTTCTTCCCGCGCGAGGAGCACGCGTTCATCCGCTCGGCCCTCTCCAACACCATGCGGGCGATCTTCGCCCAGCGGCTCCTCCCCGCCGTCGCCAACTTCGCCAGCGATTTCGGCGGTCTCGGCACCGTTCCCGCCACGGAGGTCCTCATCAACACGCCGGTGGTCGCCGAGAAGATCCGCGACGGCGAGGACGCCGATCTCCCGTCGATCATCAACGGCTCCCGCTCCGAGGGCATGATGTCCTTCACGCAGTCGCTCGCCGATCTCGTGCGCAAGGACTGGGTCGACATCCGCACGGCGATGAGCTACGCGCCCAACCGCGACGCCCTCGACAGCGAGATCAAGGGCCTCGAGGTCCGCAGCAAGACCCTTGTCAGCCGCATCAAGTCCGGCCCGCGCTCCTGA
- a CDS encoding DUF4147 domain-containing protein, translating into MTPRFEQHAEHVASVIAAVCAATDARAAVARSIARHPIPDGPGPIGIIAAGKAAAAMESGVRDTIRPRPAQTWAVVVPRGTVVPGADARVWIADHPLPTASSVECAQRIVGLLERLRRAPSAPRLAILLSGGASSLLTLPVDGVTLDDVRAITKALMHAGAPIDDLNTVRKHIDRLKGGGLAAAASPLAIELFILSDVLGDDPGTIASGPVSADPTTFHDALAVLHKHRCEQAAPRITAYLSDGAAGRHAETVKPGDPILARVSTRIVANNRTAVDAAAIELERLGFTAIRIEEPLVGEARTAGPRLVSLLAQAGAAADSPTALIWGGETTVTVTGRGHGGRNLELALAAADPLESLPGTVLCSLATDGVDGTSPAGSAPAAGAVVTPATAPEARRLGLDPAAALKANDSRAYFDRLADAGHAALLCTGPTGTNVNDIAMGLIYSQS; encoded by the coding sequence ATGACGCCCCGATTCGAGCAGCACGCCGAGCACGTGGCGAGCGTGATCGCCGCCGTCTGCGCCGCCACCGACGCCCGCGCCGCCGTCGCCCGCTCCATCGCGCGGCACCCGATCCCCGACGGTCCCGGTCCGATCGGCATCATCGCCGCCGGCAAGGCCGCCGCCGCGATGGAGTCCGGTGTCCGCGACACCATCCGCCCGCGCCCCGCTCAGACATGGGCCGTCGTCGTCCCGCGCGGCACCGTCGTCCCCGGCGCCGATGCGAGAGTCTGGATCGCCGACCATCCGCTCCCAACAGCCTCCAGCGTCGAGTGCGCGCAGCGGATCGTCGGCCTCCTCGAACGTCTCCGGCGTGCTCCCTCCGCGCCGCGCCTCGCGATCCTCCTTTCCGGTGGCGCGTCCTCGCTGCTCACCCTCCCGGTCGACGGCGTCACGCTCGACGATGTGCGCGCGATCACCAAGGCCCTCATGCACGCCGGCGCCCCGATCGACGATCTCAACACCGTCCGCAAGCACATCGACCGCCTCAAGGGCGGCGGTCTCGCGGCGGCCGCTTCGCCGCTCGCCATCGAGCTGTTCATCCTCTCCGACGTGCTCGGCGATGACCCGGGCACCATTGCCTCAGGACCCGTGTCCGCCGATCCAACGACCTTCCACGACGCCCTCGCCGTCCTGCACAAGCACCGCTGCGAGCAGGCCGCGCCCCGCATCACCGCCTACCTGTCCGATGGAGCCGCCGGCCGCCACGCCGAGACCGTCAAGCCCGGCGATCCCATCCTCGCCCGCGTCTCTACCCGCATCGTGGCGAACAACCGGACCGCCGTGGATGCCGCGGCGATCGAACTCGAGCGTCTCGGCTTCACCGCCATCCGCATCGAAGAGCCGCTGGTCGGCGAAGCCCGCACCGCCGGGCCGCGCCTCGTCTCTCTCCTCGCGCAGGCCGGCGCCGCGGCGGACAGCCCGACAGCCCTGATCTGGGGTGGCGAAACAACCGTGACGGTCACCGGCCGCGGCCACGGCGGCCGCAACCTCGAACTCGCCCTCGCCGCCGCGGACCCGCTCGAGTCCCTCCCAGGCACGGTGCTCTGCTCCCTCGCCACCGATGGCGTCGACGGCACCTCGCCCGCCGGGTCCGCGCCCGCCGCCGGGGCGGTCGTCACCCCCGCCACCGCTCCGGAGGCCCGCCGCCTCGGCTTGGACCCCGCGGCGGCCCTGAAGGCAAACGACAGCCGCGCGTATTTCGACCGTCTCGCCGACGCGGGCCACGCGGCCCTCTTGTGCACCGGTCCCACGGGAACCAACGTCAACGACATCGCCATGGGGCTGATCTACAGCCAATCTTGA
- a CDS encoding aminotransferase class I/II-fold pyridoxal phosphate-dependent enzyme translates to MSTAAPDSRIAQRLAPFGTTIFTEMTRLANEHGAVNLAQGFPDFDGPDFVKQAAHRAMLDGHNQYARMFGLPVLNTAIAASWKRDTGRDIDPDTEVTVTSGCTEAIAASLLGICNPGDEVVLFEPFYDSYRACVAMAGASPRFVTLRPDAAGEFVFDESELRSAFTPRTRAILLNTPHNPTGKVFTRAELSLIATLCVERDVIAITDEVYERLLFDPQHSPHIRLATLDAMADRTITLSSLGKTYSLTGWKIGWAIAPPHLTRAVRAAHQFLTFATATPLQIGAAAALTEGGPYVASLVDQLSAARRFLGTALAALGLRVFMPAGTYFIMVDHTPLGFDDDIAFCRHLTTRIGVAAIPPSVFYNNPAHGRPLARFAFCKKQATLEEAVRRLQKLAKG, encoded by the coding sequence ATGAGCACCGCCGCCCCCGACTCCCGCATCGCGCAGCGCCTGGCCCCCTTCGGGACCACCATCTTCACCGAGATGACCCGCCTCGCTAACGAGCACGGCGCGGTGAACCTTGCCCAGGGCTTCCCCGATTTCGACGGCCCGGACTTCGTCAAGCAGGCCGCCCACCGCGCCATGCTCGACGGCCACAACCAGTACGCCCGCATGTTCGGGCTCCCCGTCCTCAACACCGCCATCGCCGCGTCGTGGAAGCGCGACACGGGCCGCGACATCGACCCAGACACCGAGGTCACGGTCACCAGCGGCTGCACCGAGGCGATCGCCGCGTCCCTGCTGGGGATCTGCAACCCCGGCGACGAGGTCGTTCTCTTCGAGCCTTTCTACGACTCCTACCGCGCCTGCGTCGCCATGGCCGGCGCCTCGCCCCGCTTCGTCACCCTCCGGCCCGACGCCGCCGGCGAGTTCGTCTTCGACGAAAGCGAACTCCGATCCGCGTTCACCCCCCGCACCCGCGCGATCCTCCTCAACACCCCGCACAACCCTACGGGCAAGGTCTTCACCCGTGCGGAACTCTCCCTCATCGCCACGCTCTGCGTCGAGCGGGACGTCATTGCCATCACCGACGAGGTCTACGAGCGGCTCCTCTTCGATCCCCAGCACAGCCCGCACATCCGCCTCGCCACGCTCGACGCCATGGCCGACCGCACCATCACCCTCTCCAGCCTCGGCAAGACCTACAGCCTCACGGGCTGGAAGATCGGCTGGGCGATCGCTCCGCCGCACCTCACCCGCGCCGTCCGCGCCGCCCACCAGTTCCTCACTTTCGCCACGGCGACGCCCCTGCAGATCGGCGCCGCCGCCGCGCTGACCGAGGGCGGCCCATACGTCGCCAGCCTCGTCGACCAACTCTCCGCCGCCCGCCGGTTCCTCGGAACGGCCCTTGCCGCCCTTGGCCTGCGCGTCTTCATGCCCGCCGGGACTTACTTCATCATGGTCGACCACACCCCCCTGGGCTTTGACGACGATATCGCCTTCTGCCGCCACCTCACGACCCGGATCGGCGTCGCCGCCATCCCGCCCAGCGTGTTCTACAACAACCCCGCCCACGGCCGCCCGCTCGCCCGCTTCGCCTTCTGCAAGAAGCAGGCGACCCTCGAAGAGGCCGTACGCCGGCTCCAGAAGCTCGCCAAGGGATAG
- a CDS encoding DUF1254 domain-containing protein, translating to MKLSTLPAAATAVCASLAASLAANAQGTNAIPLSLVTPDTVETRIGTLQFKDGVPAEATSARLYDYIDFTHAYEAYMNTLCGVSIHALNKGLESVGVKNNEVIVFEELMDANSLFLTANADTVYAIGIIDLTKGPMVLEVPPRFLGAIDDYWFRWVTDLGLPGGDRGEGGKYLVLPPGYEGTVPEGGFFISRSRTNRVAWFGRMFLENRNDPKPAAEAIKKFTKVYPYEVGGYGTPIADFLDGKARLGRIEPPPATVFHNGSGKVMNTVPPSDYSFYEMINEIVQQEPATSLDPELMGPLASIGIIKGKPFAPDARMKKILTDAVAVANAASRNIFMSPRDPSWFYYPGSAWMNFLFQSGYEFETPIPLITREGVKPFPPTGYRQLDARTSFFYGVTGITPAMAMRLPGIGSQYLLAYLDADKRYFDGAKTYKCTLPRDIPEKNFWSFTLYDNMTRSMLATPQRFPRAGSQSYPSPAAETNADGSTTVYFGPTQPQGVSRGNWIQTDPSKGWFIILRLYSPLEPFFTKQWRPSEIELVK from the coding sequence ATGAAGTTGTCCACTCTTCCGGCCGCGGCCACCGCGGTCTGTGCATCGCTCGCCGCGTCCCTCGCGGCAAACGCCCAGGGGACCAACGCGATCCCGCTCTCCCTCGTTACGCCCGACACGGTGGAGACGCGGATCGGCACGCTCCAGTTCAAGGACGGGGTGCCGGCCGAGGCGACCTCGGCTCGGCTCTACGACTACATCGATTTCACCCACGCCTACGAGGCGTACATGAACACCCTCTGCGGTGTCAGCATCCACGCCCTCAACAAGGGCCTGGAGAGCGTGGGGGTCAAGAACAACGAGGTCATCGTCTTTGAAGAGTTGATGGATGCGAACTCGCTGTTCCTGACGGCCAACGCCGACACGGTCTACGCCATCGGCATCATCGATCTCACCAAGGGTCCGATGGTCCTCGAGGTGCCCCCGCGGTTCCTCGGCGCCATCGACGACTACTGGTTCCGCTGGGTGACCGACCTCGGCCTCCCCGGCGGCGATCGCGGCGAGGGCGGGAAGTACCTCGTCCTTCCCCCGGGCTACGAAGGGACGGTCCCCGAGGGCGGCTTCTTCATCTCCCGCTCCAGGACCAACCGCGTCGCCTGGTTCGGCCGCATGTTCCTCGAGAACCGGAACGACCCCAAGCCCGCCGCGGAGGCGATCAAGAAATTCACCAAGGTGTACCCCTACGAGGTGGGCGGCTATGGCACGCCCATCGCCGACTTCCTCGACGGCAAGGCCCGGCTCGGACGCATCGAGCCTCCACCCGCGACAGTGTTCCACAACGGCAGCGGCAAGGTGATGAACACCGTCCCGCCGAGCGACTACTCCTTCTACGAGATGATCAACGAGATCGTGCAGCAGGAGCCCGCCACATCGCTCGACCCCGAACTCATGGGCCCGCTTGCGTCGATCGGCATCATCAAGGGCAAGCCGTTTGCCCCCGATGCCCGGATGAAGAAGATCCTCACCGATGCCGTCGCGGTGGCCAACGCCGCCTCGCGCAACATCTTCATGAGCCCCCGCGACCCGAGCTGGTTCTACTACCCCGGCTCGGCGTGGATGAACTTCCTCTTCCAGAGCGGGTACGAGTTCGAGACGCCCATCCCGCTCATCACCAGGGAGGGTGTGAAGCCCTTCCCGCCCACCGGCTACCGCCAGCTCGACGCGCGCACCTCCTTCTTCTACGGCGTCACCGGCATCACCCCGGCCATGGCGATGCGCCTCCCCGGCATCGGCTCGCAGTACCTCCTCGCCTACCTGGATGCGGACAAGCGGTACTTCGACGGCGCCAAGACCTACAAGTGCACGCTCCCCAGGGACATCCCGGAGAAGAACTTCTGGTCGTTCACCCTCTACGACAACATGACCCGCTCGATGCTCGCCACCCCGCAGCGGTTCCCCCGCGCCGGCAGCCAGAGCTACCCCTCCCCCGCGGCGGAGACGAACGCCGATGGCTCGACAACCGTCTATTTCGGCCCCACCCAGCCCCAGGGCGTCAGCCGCGGCAACTGGATCCAGACCGACCCGTCAAAGGGCTGGTTCATCATCCTGCGCCTGTACAGCCCCCTCGAGCCCTTCTTCACGAAGCAGTGGCGCCCCAGCGAGATCGAACTGGTGAAGTAG
- the glk gene encoding glucokinase: MLLAGDIGGTKTDLAVFESGSDLRTPLYRKEFVSAKYETLESMAKEFLDQAGARVERACFAVAGPVIGGRASLTNLKWTPEERTLAAALGVRQVRLINDLEAFAWAVPALGPRDVAVLSEGTPVSGGAIAVLAPGTGLGASFLTWEGNRYVAHASEGGHTSFAPADPDQWNLLRFLQERHGHVSWERVCSGMGIPNIYDYLRSVSPEKEDAEVERRLAAGGDRAPVISNAALDPAQPSVLCRKTMELFVSTLGAKAGNLALEVLATGGVMLAGGIPQRILPLLQTGAFVEAMRSKGRMSDLLTRIPVKVITSHPAITGAARCGFETIR, from the coding sequence ATGCTGCTCGCGGGTGACATTGGCGGGACGAAGACTGACCTGGCGGTGTTCGAGTCCGGTTCCGACCTGCGGACGCCGCTGTACCGGAAGGAGTTCGTCAGCGCCAAGTACGAGACGCTGGAGTCGATGGCGAAGGAGTTTCTGGATCAGGCGGGGGCGCGCGTGGAGAGGGCGTGCTTCGCGGTCGCGGGGCCGGTGATCGGCGGGCGGGCGTCGCTGACGAACCTGAAGTGGACGCCGGAGGAGCGGACGCTGGCCGCGGCGCTGGGTGTGCGGCAGGTGCGATTGATCAACGACCTGGAGGCGTTCGCGTGGGCGGTGCCGGCGCTGGGGCCGCGGGATGTGGCGGTGCTGAGCGAGGGGACGCCGGTCTCGGGGGGCGCGATCGCGGTGCTCGCGCCCGGGACGGGGCTGGGAGCGTCGTTCCTGACGTGGGAGGGGAACCGGTACGTGGCGCACGCCTCCGAGGGGGGGCACACGAGTTTTGCGCCGGCGGACCCGGACCAATGGAACCTGCTGCGGTTCCTGCAGGAACGGCACGGGCACGTGAGTTGGGAGCGGGTCTGCTCGGGGATGGGGATCCCGAACATCTATGACTACCTGCGTTCGGTGTCGCCGGAGAAAGAGGACGCGGAGGTGGAGCGGAGGCTCGCCGCGGGGGGCGACCGGGCGCCGGTGATCTCCAACGCAGCACTGGACCCGGCGCAGCCGAGCGTCCTGTGCCGAAAGACGATGGAGTTGTTCGTGTCGACGCTGGGTGCGAAGGCGGGGAACCTGGCGCTGGAGGTACTTGCGACGGGGGGCGTGATGCTCGCGGGGGGGATCCCGCAGCGGATCCTTCCGCTGCTGCAGACGGGGGCGTTTGTGGAGGCGATGCGCTCCAAGGGGCGGATGAGCGACCTGCTGACGAGAATTCCCGTGAAGGTGATCACCTCGCACCCGGCGATCACGGGGGCGGCCAGGTGCGGATTTGAGACGATCCGGTGA
- the tkt gene encoding transketolase, translating into MAKSTPTVQNPVSAPSPAGDQARMDQLCINTIRTLAMDAVQAANSGHPGTPMALAPVAYCLWQRFLRFDPADPIWPDRDRFVLSNGHASMLLYSLLHLTGVKAVNPQYETLGAPSVTLEDIKRFRALDSKCPGHPEYRWTSGIETTTGPLGQGIATSVGMAIGGRWMGERYNRPGFDVFAYRVYAICGDGCLMEGISHEAASLAGHLRLANLCWIYDNNHITIEGHTSLTCSDDVSARFEGYGWNVLRVGDANDLGLISRALEEARASDRPTLIILDSHIGYGSPHKQDTAEAHGEPLGEEEIRLTKEAYGWPPDAKFLVPDGVYDHFRSGMGRRGGELRSAWFSMFDAYTKAHPALADEVFRMQHRQLPDGWDKDLPTFPADAKGMASRESSGKVLNVIAKNVPWLIGGAADLSPSTKTRLVFDGAGDVEPGSPGGRNFHFGIREHAMAAVCNGLSLSKLRPFGSGFFIFSDYARGSIRLSSLMELPVIYIWTHDSIGLGEDGPTHQPVEQLASFRAMPGLVVLRPCDANEVVEAWRVVMQQRHRPAMLVLSRQALPTLDRSMFAPASGVAKGGYVVTDAADGTPEVILIGTGSEVHACLAAHGLLQRDGVKSRVVSMPSWELFDSQPQDYRDSVLPPGVGARMSVEAASTFGWDHFVGPRGAVVGMRTFGASAPLKMLLDKFGFEPEQIARTAKGLLGPSR; encoded by the coding sequence ATGGCCAAGAGCACCCCGACGGTTCAGAATCCCGTTTCGGCTCCCAGCCCTGCGGGCGACCAGGCCCGAATGGACCAGTTGTGTATTAACACGATCCGCACACTGGCGATGGACGCGGTGCAGGCGGCGAACTCGGGTCACCCGGGGACGCCGATGGCGCTGGCGCCGGTGGCGTACTGCCTGTGGCAACGGTTCCTGCGGTTTGACCCTGCGGACCCGATCTGGCCGGACCGCGACCGGTTCGTGCTGAGCAACGGGCACGCCTCGATGCTGCTGTATTCGCTGCTCCACCTGACCGGTGTGAAGGCGGTGAACCCGCAGTACGAGACGCTCGGCGCGCCGTCGGTGACGCTGGAGGACATCAAGCGGTTCCGCGCGCTGGACAGCAAGTGCCCCGGGCACCCGGAGTACCGCTGGACGTCGGGGATCGAGACGACGACCGGGCCACTGGGGCAGGGGATCGCGACGAGCGTGGGCATGGCGATCGGCGGGCGATGGATGGGAGAGCGGTACAACAGGCCGGGGTTCGACGTGTTCGCGTACCGCGTGTACGCGATCTGCGGCGACGGGTGCCTGATGGAGGGGATCAGCCACGAGGCGGCCTCGCTCGCGGGGCACCTGCGGCTCGCCAACCTGTGCTGGATCTACGACAACAACCACATCACGATCGAGGGGCACACGAGCCTGACGTGCAGCGACGATGTCTCGGCTCGGTTCGAGGGGTACGGCTGGAACGTGCTGCGCGTGGGGGATGCGAACGACCTCGGGCTCATCTCGCGGGCGCTCGAAGAGGCCCGCGCATCGGATCGACCGACGCTGATCATCCTCGACAGCCATATCGGCTACGGATCGCCGCACAAGCAGGACACCGCCGAGGCCCACGGCGAGCCGCTGGGCGAGGAGGAGATCCGGCTGACGAAGGAGGCCTACGGGTGGCCGCCGGATGCGAAGTTCCTGGTGCCCGACGGCGTGTACGACCACTTCCGATCGGGGATGGGGCGTCGCGGCGGAGAACTTCGGTCGGCGTGGTTCTCGATGTTTGACGCCTACACGAAGGCGCATCCGGCCCTCGCCGACGAGGTGTTCCGCATGCAGCACCGTCAGCTGCCCGACGGGTGGGACAAGGACCTGCCGACGTTCCCCGCGGACGCGAAGGGGATGGCGTCGCGCGAGTCATCGGGGAAGGTGCTGAACGTGATCGCGAAGAACGTGCCGTGGCTGATCGGCGGGGCGGCGGACCTGTCGCCCTCCACGAAGACGCGGCTGGTGTTCGACGGAGCGGGGGATGTTGAGCCGGGAAGCCCTGGGGGGCGGAACTTCCACTTCGGGATTCGCGAGCACGCAATGGCCGCGGTGTGCAACGGGCTCTCGCTCTCGAAACTGCGGCCGTTCGGGTCGGGGTTCTTCATCTTCAGCGACTACGCGCGGGGGTCGATCCGCCTGAGCTCGCTGATGGAACTGCCGGTGATCTACATCTGGACGCACGACTCGATCGGGCTCGGCGAAGACGGGCCGACGCACCAGCCGGTGGAGCAGCTCGCCTCGTTCAGGGCGATGCCGGGCCTGGTCGTCCTCCGGCCGTGCGATGCGAACGAGGTGGTCGAGGCCTGGCGCGTCGTGATGCAGCAGCGGCACCGGCCGGCGATGCTCGTGCTCTCGCGCCAGGCGCTGCCGACGCTGGACCGATCGATGTTCGCGCCGGCCTCGGGCGTCGCGAAGGGCGGGTACGTGGTGACGGACGCGGCGGACGGAACCCCGGAGGTCATCCTGATCGGGACCGGAAGCGAGGTGCACGCGTGCCTCGCCGCGCACGGGCTGTTGCAGCGCGACGGTGTGAAGTCGCGGGTGGTGAGCATGCCCTCGTGGGAGCTGTTCGATTCCCAGCCGCAGGACTACCGGGACTCGGTACTGCCGCCGGGGGTCGGGGCGAGGATGTCGGTGGAGGCGGCCTCGACATTCGGCTGGGACCATTTCGTGGGCCCGCGCGGCGCGGTGGTCGGGATGCGCACGTTCGGCGCCTCGGCGCCGCTTAAGATGCTGCTCGACAAGTTCGGATTCGAACCCGAGCAGATCGCACGGACCGCGAAGGGCCTGCTCGGGCCGTCGAGGTAG
- the gnd gene encoding decarboxylating 6-phosphogluconate dehydrogenase, with protein MQLGMIGLGRMGANMVRRLMKAGHSCVAYDVFPQAVADLAKDGATAAASLQEFVGKLAKPRAVCLMVPAAVVDTTLEGLVPLLERDDTIIDGGNSHYHDDLRRSKSLAAKGIHYVDMGTSGGVWGLERGYCLMIGGDDTAVKRLDPIFSALAPGKGDAPPTPGREAGRGTADQGYLHCGPSGAGHFVKMVHNGIEYGIMAAYAEGLNILHRANAGKSKREADAETAPLRHPEHYQYDINVSEVAEVWRRGSVIGSWLLDLTAAALVEDPQLKDYAGRVSDSGEGRWTATAAIDVSVPTPVLSAALYERFASRGEDDFANKVMSAMRMEFGGHHEKKA; from the coding sequence ATGCAGCTTGGAATGATCGGCCTCGGCCGCATGGGCGCAAACATGGTCCGCCGGCTGATGAAGGCGGGCCACTCGTGCGTCGCGTACGACGTGTTCCCGCAGGCCGTCGCGGACCTGGCGAAGGACGGTGCAACCGCCGCCGCGTCACTCCAGGAGTTCGTGGGCAAGCTGGCCAAGCCTCGCGCGGTGTGCCTGATGGTGCCCGCCGCGGTGGTCGACACGACACTGGAGGGCCTCGTGCCGCTGCTGGAGCGGGACGACACGATCATCGACGGGGGCAACTCGCACTACCACGACGACCTGCGGCGCTCGAAGTCGCTCGCGGCAAAGGGCATCCACTACGTCGACATGGGCACCAGCGGCGGCGTGTGGGGTCTGGAGCGAGGCTACTGCCTGATGATCGGCGGGGACGACACCGCGGTGAAGCGGCTCGACCCGATCTTCTCGGCGCTGGCGCCGGGCAAGGGGGACGCCCCCCCCACTCCCGGGCGCGAAGCCGGCCGCGGGACCGCCGACCAGGGGTACCTGCACTGCGGCCCGAGCGGCGCGGGGCACTTCGTGAAGATGGTCCACAACGGAATCGAGTACGGCATCATGGCCGCGTACGCCGAGGGCCTGAACATCCTGCACCGCGCCAATGCCGGGAAGTCGAAGCGAGAGGCCGATGCCGAGACGGCGCCGCTGCGTCACCCGGAGCACTACCAGTACGACATCAACGTTTCCGAGGTGGCCGAGGTGTGGCGCCGGGGGAGCGTCATCGGGTCGTGGCTGCTGGACCTCACCGCGGCGGCCCTCGTCGAGGACCCGCAACTCAAGGACTACGCCGGGCGTGTCTCGGATTCGGGAGAGGGCCGCTGGACCGCGACCGCGGCGATCGACGTGTCCGTGCCGACGCCGGTGCTCTCGGCGGCGCTGTACGAGCGGTTCGCCAGCCGCGGCGAGGACGACTTTGCGAACAAGGTGATGTCGGCGATGCGCATGGAGTTCGGCGGTCACCACGAGAAGAAGGCCTGA
- the zwf gene encoding glucose-6-phosphate dehydrogenase, which translates to MSQPAAPSHQAAAPSDALVFFGATGDLAFKQIIPSLQSLIRRGKLDIPIIGVAKAGWNLEQMQARVKESLQAHSKIDPKALDKFLSLLCYIDGDYRDVETFKSLKQKLGGAKRPLHYLAIPPSFFGTVVEGLAKAGCAADARVVVEKPFGRDLASARALNATLQSVFPEESIFRIDHYLGKEPSQNLLYFRFANPILEPVWNRLHIASIQITMAESFGVKGRGKFYEEAGAIRDVIQNHMLQVAALLTMDAPVRPDPAAIRGERTRLFEGVRTMSASDVVRGQFRGYRSEDGVATDSTVETYAAVRLWIDTLRWSGVPILIRAGKCLPETSTEVMVFFKRPPPTAFGDGGKLGANNFRFRLSPDVVIGMGARAKKPGEGMDGEAIELIAKDETPDEMPPYERLLGDAANGDSELFASQSNVEEAWRIVDPILGDASPVHQYDPGTWGPAEASRLTEGFEAWHAPAAHGANA; encoded by the coding sequence ATGTCGCAGCCCGCCGCACCGTCGCATCAGGCCGCCGCGCCGTCCGATGCCCTTGTCTTCTTCGGCGCCACCGGCGACCTCGCGTTCAAGCAGATCATCCCCTCGCTGCAGTCGCTGATCCGGCGCGGCAAGCTCGACATACCGATCATCGGTGTCGCCAAGGCGGGATGGAACCTCGAGCAGATGCAGGCCCGGGTCAAGGAGAGCCTGCAGGCGCACTCCAAGATTGATCCCAAGGCGCTCGACAAGTTCCTGTCGCTGCTCTGCTATATCGACGGCGACTACCGCGACGTCGAAACGTTCAAGTCGCTCAAGCAGAAGCTCGGCGGCGCGAAGCGTCCGCTGCACTACCTGGCGATCCCGCCGAGTTTTTTCGGCACCGTTGTGGAGGGACTCGCCAAGGCCGGGTGCGCCGCCGACGCCCGAGTCGTCGTGGAGAAGCCCTTCGGGCGCGACCTGGCCTCGGCCCGGGCGCTGAACGCGACGCTGCAATCGGTGTTCCCCGAGGAGAGCATCTTCCGGATCGACCACTACCTGGGCAAGGAACCCTCGCAGAACCTGCTGTACTTCCGCTTCGCCAACCCGATCCTCGAACCGGTGTGGAACCGGCTCCACATCGCCAGCATCCAGATCACGATGGCCGAGTCGTTCGGGGTCAAGGGGCGGGGCAAGTTCTACGAGGAGGCCGGCGCCATCCGCGACGTCATTCAGAACCACATGCTGCAGGTGGCGGCGCTGCTCACGATGGACGCCCCCGTTCGGCCCGACCCCGCCGCGATCCGCGGCGAGCGCACCCGACTGTTTGAGGGCGTCCGCACGATGTCCGCCTCCGACGTCGTGCGGGGGCAGTTCCGCGGCTACCGCAGCGAAGACGGGGTAGCAACGGATTCCACTGTGGAGACGTACGCCGCGGTGCGGCTGTGGATCGACACGCTCCGATGGAGCGGCGTGCCGATCCTGATCCGAGCCGGGAAATGCCTGCCGGAGACCTCCACCGAGGTCATGGTGTTCTTCAAGCGGCCGCCGCCCACGGCGTTCGGTGATGGTGGGAAACTCGGGGCCAACAACTTCCGCTTCCGGCTGAGCCCCGACGTGGTCATCGGCATGGGCGCCCGGGCGAAGAAGCCCGGCGAAGGAATGGACGGCGAGGCGATCGAGCTGATCGCCAAGGACGAAACGCCCGACGAAATGCCGCCCTACGAGCGACTGCTCGGTGACGCCGCGAACGGGGATTCGGAGCTGTTCGCGAGCCAGAGCAACGTCGAGGAAGCGTGGCGGATCGTTGACCCGATCCTCGGCGATGCCTCGCCGGTCCATCAGTATGATCCGGGCACCTGGGGTCCGGCGGAGGCCTCGCGGCTCACCGAGGGGTTCGAGGCCTGGCACGCCCCGGCCGCGCACGGAGCCAACGCGTGA